The DNA region AGGGATGTTGGAGGAGTTGGAGTTAGGGATGTTGGAGGAGTTGGGGTTACGGATGTTGTTTCAGTTGAGGTGTTGGGTGATTTCTCAGTTGAGGTTATGGGTGTTGTCTCAGTTGGACTATTAGGACGAGGTAGCTGCATTTCAATTACTCCCTCGCCTTTTATCGGTGGCTGTGCTTTTAAGGCCGCAGTAGTTTCGGCTTGAACACTGGTGATTGCTGGATCATGATGTGTAGGCACAGGACTTTGCCTGTTCAAATCAAGTTCCCGAACCAGTTCGCTATTTTCATAAAAATTTCTCAGATCAAAATCATATAAGTTCTGAAATTCCCCTTTAATTAGAATTATCATCTGCCCTGCTTTCAGCACCTTAGTTTCACCTTCCTTATTAGAAACTTCAATGCCGCTATTTGTCAGCGCACCCACAATTGTGGTGTCTGTTTGTTGGTCGTAGCGTACAAATAATGCTGAACCACGAATTGCTGCTGCTGCACTTGGCGTTTGTATACGTGTTTGTCCCCTTCCTGGTGGGATGAGCAGCAACACAGTTCCATTTGAAAGTTTAAAGTCACGAGTCTTCGGCAAAAATTGAAATAACGCCTGTTCTCCAACTCGTGCCAAAGAGCCATCATTGAAACGCAAATCTGCTAGGGAAGCTCGACCAGTTGACAGCCCGTCCCCAGGAATCATTGCATCTAATTTGCGTGCAGGACGTTTCTTGAGTTTATCTTTGGGTATCAGTTGGACGATGTTCTGGAGGTCTTGAATCTCTGCTCGCGTCAAAGGGGTTATGGCATTTACTTTATTTGACAAGGGCAGTACTATAACTCCCCATAAACCAATCACTAACAATGGAAATGATTTATAAAACATAGTTTGAGAACTTGGGATTTTCAACTAATACCAAAAATTTAAAGTTTAAGCTGTTGAGAATTTTTATAGCGATTTTCTTTAGTAATTTTAGCTGTACTTTAGCCTAGATTTAATAGATAAAATAGACAACAAACAAATTATGTGTTTAGCTGATATAATTTTTTTTATGAAACTGCTATTAGATACAAGAAAGCCTGTGGCAGATTTCAAGGTTAGTACTTGCTTGATATTAACAATTAACTGATGAGTACCTTACAGATAATCCATTTTAATCAGATCAGCTACAGAAACAAAAAGTTGTTAGGGATCTGTTGTGAAATGACTCACTGCCTTTATTTCACTAGATTTGAGCATAAAGTGTAACTATATTAGCTCATCTCACTTTTGCGAAAGAATCTGGGAAAAAATCCGAAAAGTAGGAATTTCAGTTTGTAGTTTCAGTATATACCGACAAAGCTAAGATAGATGCACTCAATTGTATATTCTGAGTCGGAACTTCTGATACAGCTTGTGGGTCTACATTTGCCAAACGCAATCAACGCAATCTAACAGATGCGACTCAAAAACTGGAAGAATTTGTTTTTTTGTATTTTGTTAGTTTCCAGTGGTGGAAGCTGGTGTTGCATTAGAGTAGATGCGGCAGAATCTGCAAATAGAGATATTTGGCATTCTAAAAATTTAGCAAGCAAACAGGTAAATTATCAGCCATGTCAGAATTTAGAGCAAGAGATAATTAACTTTTTGTGCAAGCAGTCCAGTGAGTCGCATTCTTCAAATTCGCAGATGCCGTTGAAAAAGAGGCAAGGAAGCAGGGAACTCCTAGTTGGGGAGATAGTAAATATGGGGATTCGACCCCATCTGTTGCGCCAGATTCCCGTAGGGTACGATAACCAGTTAATAGAAGTGAGGGATTCAGACTCATGTTCCCCCGTTCATTTCTACGACAAGAGGAAGGGGTCATTTCTCGCTGCCCCCTGCCCCCTTGCCCCTGCCTCTTCGTTAAAGCTGGCGCAGCAAACAACCGAAACTACTCAAGCCCCAGACACAGCCAATGAAGATACTCAAAAGCAAAATGACCCGCCACAGTTAGAATCGCAGCCAAGTAATTTGCCTACATCTCCTCCTGACCCAAAAGAGGAACTGTTGAATGCACCTGAGATAAATCAGTCCCAAAGGCTAGAAAGGCTAATGCAGCTGCTAAAATTGCCAAAACAGCCACCTGAATCTGATAGCGATCGCGAATTAGGGTTGCGGGTGCGGTTACGACCCCTAGAACAGCCTACTTTTCCACCAATAGAACAACCCGTAGTCAGGTTTAAACCTATAGGCTATCTACAAGGGCATGTCGCCTACTTCCAAACGAGTAATATTTTTTCTTCAGAGGATACTCCCATAGAAGATGGTTTAATTTTTTCTGGACTGACGTTAGCCTCTGCATATTTCCCTTTGGGAGCTAAGACTTTTTTAAACGGCTCAATTGATGGCAATCTCATTCGTTATATCAATCAGTCACAATACGATTACAACCAGGTAAGATTTAATCTCGGTATTTACCAGCAGCTATCGCAGCGAATGTATGGAGAAGTTAGTTGGAGCAATCAACAGTTATTTTATGCCAACAACAGCGATCGCCTGGATAGCTTCAAAGCAGGCGATCGCTTTTTAAATGAGAATTCCTTTCAAGTGTCTTTAGGACGGCGAGATCCCCTAACTTCAAAATTAATACTAAATAGCTTTTACGAATTGAGTGTAAATTTTGCTGATCCCCAAAGTCGCGATCGGATAATCAATTCCTTTTGGGTGTCTCTGAACTACTACTTGCAAAAGCCTCTCCAGGTTGGTATTGACTACCAGGTGAATTTTTCGGACTTTACACAGCGCGATCGAGAAGACCAATTTCACCGGCTGTTCGGGCAGTTAAATTACCGAATATCTGATACCAGCAATATGAGTGTGCAGGCTGGAGTCAGTTTAGGTAGTTCAACCGCCGAAAACATTGATTTTGATGGGTGGTTCTTTAGTATTAATTACAGTTTGCAATTAGGTCAGTTTTGAAATTTGTCCTTTGTCCTTTGTTATTTGTCCTTTATTTAAACTAATGACCAATGACCAATGACCAATGACTAATAACTAATCCAATCACTCCAGCTACCAGCATAAAGTTTACCCTTGCTAATGCCAGCTAATTCTAAAGAAAGTAAATTTACGCAAGCAGTAACGCCAGAACCACAATAAACCAAGATTTCCTCGGCTGTTTCTAGCTGTTCCCAGCGACGGCGTTGTTCCGGTTGAGGCAGTAGGTAGCCGGAAGAGTCTGTAACTTCTTGCCAAGGATAGTTGACTGCACCGGGAATATGCCCGGCAATTTTATCAATTGGCTCTCGTTCACCTCGATAGCGATCGCTTTCTCTTGAATCTACCAATACTACCTCATGGCTATCTTTGCGACTTTTGACCTCTGTAATATCTACCACCTTTTCTGTTTGTACTTGAGCTACAAACGTACCCATCCGGGGTTGAGGAACAACATCCGTAACAGGATAGCCAGCTTTTTGCCATCCAGCAAAGCCTCCATCCAGTACTGCTACTTGTTCATGCCCTAGATAGCGCAAAAGCCACCATAGACGAGCCGCAAAGGCAAAGCGCGAATCATCATAAGCTACAACTAAACTTTTTTGGGAATTTACCCCAATCGCTGCCAATTTGTTAGCGATATCATTGGGGTTAGGTAAAGGATGTCTCCCACCATGTTTACCCACTGGACTGGAAAGATCCTGATTCAAATCTAGATAATATGACCCATTTATATGACTTGTTTGGTACTGTTGTTGCCCTAGTTGTGGATCGGCTAGAGAAAAGCGACAATCCACAATAACGATTTGCGGATCTTCTAGATGTTCAAATAGCCAAGCTGGCGAAACAACAAATTGAGGGTTGGGCATTGGGAATGGGGCATTGGGCATGGGGAATTGGGCATTGGGCAAAACAGTTCTGAGTAAATAAGTGAGATTTTCCCCACTCAGTACGGGCTAAACCATAGCTATCCGCTAACAGCACTCAGTACTCCTGAAGGGGATTAGTGATTATTTAGTTTTATTTGTAAAATGTCAGACTTAGAAAATTTTACACCTAAGTTAACAGCAGATGGTTCTTTCACCTTTGTTTCTCAAGAGTTTGGTGAATCCTTTCACAGCCATTATGGTGCAAAGCAGGAGAGTTTTTTCAAGTTTGTGGAACCTACTCAACTGACTACAGTCGCTCAAAAACCAGTTTTGCGACTCTTGGATATTTGTTATGGTCTAGGATATAACACGGCTGCTGCTTTGCAGACAATTTGGGCAGTAAATCCTAACTGTTTTGTTGAAGTAATTGGTTTAGAACTGAATCCAGCAGTGCCACAAGCTGCGATCGCTCATCAGTTGTTCGACAATTGGAACTGTAACTATATTGAAATTTTGTCCCAGCTAGCAAATGATCATCAAGTGCAAACACCTTGTCTAAAAGCAAAGCTATTAATTGGGGATGCTAGAACTACGATAACCCTATTACGTCAGTCGGGGTTCTGGGCAGATGCAATTTTCCTTGATCCCTTTTCACCACCTCAATGTCCTCAATTATGGACTGTT from Nostoc commune NIES-4072 includes:
- a CDS encoding tRNA (5-methylaminomethyl-2-thiouridine)(34)-methyltransferase MnmD — its product is MSDLENFTPKLTADGSFTFVSQEFGESFHSHYGAKQESFFKFVEPTQLTTVAQKPVLRLLDICYGLGYNTAAALQTIWAVNPNCFVEVIGLELNPAVPQAAIAHQLFDNWNCNYIEILSQLANDHQVQTPCLKAKLLIGDARTTITLLRQSGFWADAIFLDPFSPPQCPQLWTVEFIKQVSLCLHQDGLLATYSCAAAVRTALLSAGLVIISTPPVGRRSPGTVAAHSNSTQHWLNHSYMLSQPEKEHLLTRAAIPYRDPELSDSTEVIIMRRQQEQQASSLEPTSHWRKRWLLGTQGRDFIGTSL
- a CDS encoding FecR domain-containing protein, translating into MSNKVNAITPLTRAEIQDLQNIVQLIPKDKLKKRPARKLDAMIPGDGLSTGRASLADLRFNDGSLARVGEQALFQFLPKTRDFKLSNGTVLLLIPPGRGQTRIQTPSAAAAIRGSALFVRYDQQTDTTIVGALTNSGIEVSNKEGETKVLKAGQMIILIKGEFQNLYDFDLRNFYENSELVRELDLNRQSPVPTHHDPAITSVQAETTAALKAQPPIKGEGVIEMQLPRPNSPTETTPITSTEKSPNTSTETTSVTPTPPTSLTPTPPTSLTPTPPTPVTPTEPTPVTPTPPTPVTPTEPTPVTPTPPTPVTPTEPTPVTPTPPTPVTPTEPTPVTPTPPTPVTPTEPTPVTPPTQLPST
- a CDS encoding sulfurtransferase is translated as MPNPQFVVSPAWLFEHLEDPQIVIVDCRFSLADPQLGQQQYQTSHINGSYYLDLNQDLSSPVGKHGGRHPLPNPNDIANKLAAIGVNSQKSLVVAYDDSRFAFAARLWWLLRYLGHEQVAVLDGGFAGWQKAGYPVTDVVPQPRMGTFVAQVQTEKVVDITEVKSRKDSHEVVLVDSRESDRYRGEREPIDKIAGHIPGAVNYPWQEVTDSSGYLLPQPEQRRRWEQLETAEEILVYCGSGVTACVNLLSLELAGISKGKLYAGSWSDWISY